The following proteins are encoded in a genomic region of Sorangiineae bacterium MSr12523:
- a CDS encoding M20/M25/M40 family metallo-hydrolase, with the protein MRPTLPFFAVAVSLLAASCAGSTSQAAPRSGQAVERGATRAPNAYDAYARDTLKELIEINTTESSGDTTKAAQAMATRLRSAGFPEADLKVLGEEPRHGNLVARLRGSGKKRPLLLLAHLDVVEAKKEDWSFDPFVFREQDGYFYGRGTSDDKDMAANFVTILVGMMKMKKEGIVPNRDIILALTSGEESGPYDGVRWLLEKHRDLIDAELAINEGGSGQIKKGKYIANELQTSEKLFTSWEIEAKNKGGHSSLPSRDNAIYRLSEALTRISKFVFPVELNDTTRAYFERLAVIEHNADMAAVAKSGDTAAAARLSEHPLYNATLRTTCVATMLQGGHAENALPQSARATINCRILPGTEQSRIEETLRRVIDDAQIEIRMIPHLPAAPASPLSPEVLKAVEGITNSMWPGVPTLPVMLTAATDGSHLRRAGIACYGVSGEFSDIDDTRAHGKDERVLARSFYEGREFLDRLVRKLATGP; encoded by the coding sequence ATGCGCCCAACCCTGCCCTTTTTCGCCGTCGCCGTTTCCTTGCTTGCTGCATCGTGTGCGGGCTCCACGTCGCAGGCCGCCCCGCGCAGCGGTCAGGCGGTCGAGCGGGGCGCCACGCGCGCGCCCAATGCGTACGATGCGTATGCGCGTGACACGTTGAAGGAGCTCATCGAGATCAACACCACGGAGTCGTCGGGCGATACGACGAAGGCCGCCCAGGCCATGGCGACGCGCCTCCGCAGCGCCGGCTTCCCCGAGGCGGATCTCAAGGTCCTCGGCGAGGAGCCGCGGCATGGAAACCTGGTCGCGCGGCTGCGCGGCAGCGGAAAGAAGCGACCGCTGCTGCTTTTGGCCCACCTCGATGTCGTGGAGGCCAAAAAGGAAGATTGGTCATTCGACCCGTTCGTCTTTCGCGAACAGGATGGGTACTTCTACGGGCGGGGCACCAGCGACGACAAAGACATGGCCGCCAACTTCGTCACCATCCTGGTGGGGATGATGAAGATGAAGAAGGAGGGCATCGTCCCCAACCGCGACATCATTTTGGCACTGACCTCGGGCGAAGAGAGCGGTCCGTACGATGGCGTGCGCTGGCTGCTCGAAAAGCACCGCGATCTCATCGATGCGGAGCTGGCTATCAACGAAGGAGGCAGCGGCCAAATCAAAAAGGGCAAGTACATTGCCAACGAGCTTCAGACGTCCGAAAAGCTTTTCACGTCCTGGGAGATCGAGGCGAAAAACAAGGGCGGACATAGCTCCCTGCCCAGCCGCGACAACGCCATCTATCGCTTGTCCGAGGCGCTGACGCGCATCTCCAAATTCGTATTCCCCGTGGAGCTCAATGATACGACGCGCGCGTATTTCGAGCGGCTTGCGGTCATCGAGCACAATGCGGACATGGCCGCGGTGGCGAAGAGCGGCGATACCGCGGCGGCGGCACGTCTGTCGGAGCACCCTTTGTACAATGCAACCTTGCGCACGACGTGCGTCGCCACGATGCTGCAGGGAGGTCACGCCGAAAACGCCCTTCCGCAGTCGGCGCGCGCGACCATCAACTGCCGCATCTTGCCCGGCACGGAACAATCGCGCATCGAAGAGACGCTCCGGCGCGTGATCGACGATGCGCAAATCGAGATCCGGATGATTCCCCACTTGCCTGCAGCGCCGGCCTCGCCGCTGTCGCCCGAGGTGCTCAAGGCCGTCGAGGGCATCACCAACTCCATGTGGCCCGGTGTGCCTACACTTCCCGTCATGCTTACGGCCGCGACCGACGGCTCGCATCTGCGACGCGCGGGCATCGCCTGCTACGGAGTCTCCGGCGAGTTCAGCGACATCGACGACACGCGCGCCCACGGCAAGGACGAACGCGTGCTCGCGCGCTCCTTCTACGAAGGCCGCGAATTCCTCGATCGCCTCGTGCGCAAGCTCGCTACCGGGCCCTAA
- a CDS encoding MFS transporter, with amino-acid sequence MEPRSVLQSWLAVASIAVGTFAMVTTEFLPIGLLTDIAKSLHISDGTAGLMVTTPGIVATFAAPAWILAAGKLDRRLILWALTILLIASNVIAALAPNFPVLLAGRVLVGICIGGFWTFAMALGRRLVPEESGGRATSIIAVGVSLATVCGVPAATLLGSISGWRVVFGATAGLAALVLLAQILLLPRLPATQAIRAGQLLGLLRVRNARVGLVAVLFTAGGHFAAYTYLKPFLQQVPVMDEKMITAVLFAYGAAGFFGTFFGEFASGRSVRGAYAVTALLLGIVLVLSPALGGNRTAATVLATLWGLAFGAVPIVVQAWMYKAAPADFESGSALLVSTFQIAIASGALLGGRIVDGFSVSGALVLGGLLTFAASATLWLFGREDRGASGSPAKDDAAPQWSAQRSPH; translated from the coding sequence ATGGAGCCTCGTTCCGTTCTGCAGTCATGGTTGGCGGTGGCCTCGATCGCGGTTGGCACCTTCGCGATGGTCACCACCGAATTTCTTCCCATTGGCCTTCTCACCGACATCGCCAAAAGCCTGCACATCTCCGACGGCACCGCAGGCCTGATGGTCACCACCCCCGGCATCGTCGCCACCTTTGCCGCGCCCGCCTGGATCCTCGCTGCGGGCAAACTCGATCGCCGGCTCATTCTCTGGGCGCTGACGATTCTGCTCATCGCCTCCAATGTCATCGCGGCGCTCGCGCCGAACTTTCCCGTTCTCCTCGCCGGCCGCGTGCTGGTGGGTATTTGCATCGGCGGCTTCTGGACCTTTGCCATGGCCTTGGGCCGGCGCTTGGTCCCGGAAGAATCGGGTGGACGCGCCACATCCATCATCGCGGTGGGCGTTTCGCTCGCCACCGTGTGCGGCGTCCCTGCCGCGACGTTGCTCGGTTCCATCTCCGGGTGGCGCGTCGTGTTCGGCGCCACCGCGGGCCTCGCGGCGTTGGTTCTCCTCGCGCAGATTCTCCTTTTGCCGCGGCTGCCGGCGACGCAGGCCATCCGCGCCGGACAATTGCTCGGGCTCCTGCGCGTGCGCAATGCGCGCGTGGGTCTCGTGGCGGTGCTGTTCACGGCCGGCGGGCACTTTGCCGCCTATACGTACTTGAAGCCGTTTCTGCAGCAGGTCCCGGTGATGGACGAGAAGATGATCACCGCTGTCCTCTTCGCCTACGGCGCGGCCGGCTTCTTCGGCACCTTCTTCGGCGAGTTCGCCTCGGGCCGAAGCGTGCGTGGCGCCTACGCCGTGACGGCCCTCTTGCTGGGCATCGTGTTGGTGCTTTCACCCGCACTCGGCGGCAACCGCACCGCGGCCACGGTCCTTGCCACGCTCTGGGGGCTGGCCTTCGGTGCCGTGCCCATCGTCGTGCAAGCATGGATGTACAAGGCTGCTCCCGCGGACTTCGAAAGCGGCTCGGCGCTGCTGGTTTCTACGTTTCAAATTGCCATCGCATCGGGTGCATTGCTCGGCGGCCGCATCGTGGACGGATTCTCCGTATCGGGCGCTCTCGTGCTCGGCGGTCTCCTCACTTTTGCGGCATCCGCCACCCTCTGGCTTTTCGGTCGCGAGGATCGCGGAGCGTCGGGCTCCCCTGCAAAGGACGACGCAGCGCCCCAATGGAGCGCGCAACGATCGCCGCACTGA